A genomic window from Carassius carassius chromosome 29, fCarCar2.1, whole genome shotgun sequence includes:
- the LOC132109618 gene encoding mitochondrial import inner membrane translocase subunit Tim8 A: protein MDNQGVTADPQLQQFIEIESQKQRFQQLVHQMTEVCWEKCMDKPGPKLDSRTEVCFVNCVERFIDTSQFILNRLEQTQRSRGTLSDTMTD, encoded by the exons ATGGATAACCAAGGAGTCACGGCAGACCCTCAGCTGCAGCAGTTTATCGAGATCGAGTCTCAGAAGCAGAGGTTTCAGCAGCTGGTTCATCAGATGACAGAAGTGTGCTGG GAGAAGTGTATGGATAAGCCTGGCCCGAAGCTCGACTCCAGGACAGAGGTGTGCTTCGTAAACTGTGTGGAACGATTTATCGATACAAGTCAGTTCATTCTCAACAGACTAGAACAAACTCAGAGGAGTAGAGGAACCCTTTCTGACACAATGACAGACTAG
- the LOC132109616 gene encoding glutathione reductase-like isoform X3: MWNTSTHAEYLHDHEDYGFEGAKAHFNWQLIKRKRDAYVSRLNQIYRNNLDKAKIESIHGYARFTDDPEPTVEVNGKKYTAPHILIATGGHPSTVSENDVPGASLGITSDGFFELESCPKRSVIVGAGYIAVEMAGILSTLGSKTSIIIRQGGVLRNFDALISSNCTKELQNHGIDLRKNSQVRSVQKTDQGLSVTLVTKDPDDKDAQEKYDTIHEVDCLLWAIGREPNTAGLNLRSIGVKLDEREQIVVDEFQNTTRAGVYAVGDVCGRALLTPVAIAAGRKLAHRLFEGKADSKISYDNIPTVVFSHPPIGTVGLTEDEAIKTWGKDNVKVYTTSFTPMYYAITTRKSQCIMKLVCAGKNEKVVGLHMQGFGCDEMLQGFAVAVNMGATKEDFDRTIAIHPTSSEELVTLR, from the exons ATGTGGAACACATCCACCCATGCAGAGTATCTCCATGATCATGAAGACTATGGGTTTGAGGGAGCAAAAGCACATTTCAACTGGCA GCTCATTAAACGCAAAAGGGATGCTTACGTTAGTCGCCTGAATCAGATTTACCGGAACAACCTTGACAAG GCCAAAATTGAGTCCATTCATGGCTATGCAAGGTTCACAGATGATCCTGAACCTACTGTTGAAGTCAATGGAAAAAAATACACGGCTCCTCATATCTTAATCGCCACTGGTGGCCACCCGTccactgtcagtgaaaatgatgttCCAG GAGCCAGTTTAGGCATTACCAGTGATGGCTTCTTTGAACTTGAGTCTTGCCCTAA ACGTAGTGTGATAGTTGGGGCAGGATATATTGCTGTGGAGATGGCTGGTATCCTTTCCACTCTGGGGTCTAAAACATCCATCATCATACGGCAAGGAGGG GTACTGAGGAACTTCGATGCCTTGATTAGCTCAAATTGCACAAAAGAATTGCAAAATCATGGTATTGATTTACGGAAAAATTCTCAG GTGAGGTCAGTGCAGAAGACTGACCAAGGCCTTTCTGTTACGCTGGTGACAAAAGACCCTGACGACAAAGATGCACAGGAGAAGTACGACACCATCCATGAGGTGGACTGTCTGCTCTGGGCTATTGGCAGGGAACCCAACACCGCTGGCCTCAATCTCAGATCAATA GGTGTGAAGCTTGATGAAAGGGAACAAATCGTGGTGGATGAGTTCCAGAACACCACTCGTGCAGGTGTCTATGCAGTTGGGGATGTTTGTGGGAGAGCTCTTCTTACACCTG TTGCTATTGCTGCTGGCAGAAAGCTTGCTCACCGGCTGTTTGAGGGCAAAGCTGACTCCAAAATCAGTTATGATAATATCCCTACTGTTGTGTTCAGCCACCCACCTATAGGCACAGTGGGACTAACTGAAG ATGAAGCAATCAAGACATGGGGAAAGGACAATGTGAAGGTTTATACCACTTCTTTCACCCCCATGTATTATGCCATCACCACTCGAAAGAGTCAGTGCATCATGAAGTTGGTGTGTGCTGGCAAAAATGAGAAG GTGGTTGGTCTCCATATGCAGGGTTTTGGCTGTGATGAGATGCTTCAGGGTTTTGCTGTGGCCGTTAACATGGGAGCTACTAAAGAAGACTTTGACAGAACCATTGCCATCCACCCAACGTCCTCAGAGGAGCTAGTAACTCTGCGCTAA
- the LOC132109616 gene encoding glutathione reductase-like isoform X1: MEILSPLARLRASFVTLRSSLSSSRRLFGRSMASESVTRFDFLVIGGGSGGLAGARRAAELGATAAVIESHKLGGTCVNVGCVPKKVMWNTSTHAEYLHDHEDYGFEGAKAHFNWQLIKRKRDAYVSRLNQIYRNNLDKAKIESIHGYARFTDDPEPTVEVNGKKYTAPHILIATGGHPSTVSENDVPGASLGITSDGFFELESCPKRSVIVGAGYIAVEMAGILSTLGSKTSIIIRQGGVLRNFDALISSNCTKELQNHGIDLRKNSQVRSVQKTDQGLSVTLVTKDPDDKDAQEKYDTIHEVDCLLWAIGREPNTAGLNLRSIGVKLDEREQIVVDEFQNTTRAGVYAVGDVCGRALLTPVAIAAGRKLAHRLFEGKADSKISYDNIPTVVFSHPPIGTVGLTEDEAIKTWGKDNVKVYTTSFTPMYYAITTRKSQCIMKLVCAGKNEKVVGLHMQGFGCDEMLQGFAVAVNMGATKEDFDRTIAIHPTSSEELVTLR, encoded by the exons ATGGAGATATTAAGCCCTCTGGCTCGACTGCGAGCGTCTTTTGTTACTCTTAGAAGTTCGCTGTCATCTTCTCGTAGACTGTTCGGTCGCAGCATGGCCTCTGAATCCGTTACGCGCTTTGATTTTCTGGTGATTGGCGGAGGATCCGGAGGGCTGGCCGGTGCGCGCCGGGCGGCTGAACTCGGTGCCACTGCTGCCGTTATCGAAAGTCACAAACTCGGGGGTACCTGC GTGAACGTTGGTTGTGTTCCAAAAAAG GTAATGTGGAACACATCCACCCATGCAGAGTATCTCCATGATCATGAAGACTATGGGTTTGAGGGAGCAAAAGCACATTTCAACTGGCA GCTCATTAAACGCAAAAGGGATGCTTACGTTAGTCGCCTGAATCAGATTTACCGGAACAACCTTGACAAG GCCAAAATTGAGTCCATTCATGGCTATGCAAGGTTCACAGATGATCCTGAACCTACTGTTGAAGTCAATGGAAAAAAATACACGGCTCCTCATATCTTAATCGCCACTGGTGGCCACCCGTccactgtcagtgaaaatgatgttCCAG GAGCCAGTTTAGGCATTACCAGTGATGGCTTCTTTGAACTTGAGTCTTGCCCTAA ACGTAGTGTGATAGTTGGGGCAGGATATATTGCTGTGGAGATGGCTGGTATCCTTTCCACTCTGGGGTCTAAAACATCCATCATCATACGGCAAGGAGGG GTACTGAGGAACTTCGATGCCTTGATTAGCTCAAATTGCACAAAAGAATTGCAAAATCATGGTATTGATTTACGGAAAAATTCTCAG GTGAGGTCAGTGCAGAAGACTGACCAAGGCCTTTCTGTTACGCTGGTGACAAAAGACCCTGACGACAAAGATGCACAGGAGAAGTACGACACCATCCATGAGGTGGACTGTCTGCTCTGGGCTATTGGCAGGGAACCCAACACCGCTGGCCTCAATCTCAGATCAATA GGTGTGAAGCTTGATGAAAGGGAACAAATCGTGGTGGATGAGTTCCAGAACACCACTCGTGCAGGTGTCTATGCAGTTGGGGATGTTTGTGGGAGAGCTCTTCTTACACCTG TTGCTATTGCTGCTGGCAGAAAGCTTGCTCACCGGCTGTTTGAGGGCAAAGCTGACTCCAAAATCAGTTATGATAATATCCCTACTGTTGTGTTCAGCCACCCACCTATAGGCACAGTGGGACTAACTGAAG ATGAAGCAATCAAGACATGGGGAAAGGACAATGTGAAGGTTTATACCACTTCTTTCACCCCCATGTATTATGCCATCACCACTCGAAAGAGTCAGTGCATCATGAAGTTGGTGTGTGCTGGCAAAAATGAGAAG GTGGTTGGTCTCCATATGCAGGGTTTTGGCTGTGATGAGATGCTTCAGGGTTTTGCTGTGGCCGTTAACATGGGAGCTACTAAAGAAGACTTTGACAGAACCATTGCCATCCACCCAACGTCCTCAGAGGAGCTAGTAACTCTGCGCTAA
- the LOC132109619 gene encoding cytochrome b-c1 complex subunit 8-like has protein sequence MGRHFGDLAKIRHVITYTISPFEQRAFPNYFSKGIPNVWRRFKTSVFKVAPPMVLMYLTYTWGNRVHEQTKRKNPADFENDK, from the exons ATGGGTCGTCACTTCGGAGATTTGGCCAAGATAAGGCATGTGATCACCTACACTATCTCTCCCTTTGAGCAGAGGGCTTTCCCAAACTACTTTTCTAAGGGAATCCCAAATGTTTGGAGACGATTCAAAACATCTGTATTCAAGGTTGCACCAC CCATGGTTCTGATGTACCTGACCTACACATGGGGCAATCGTGTTCATGAACAGACCAAAAGAAAGAACCCTGCCGACTTTGAGAATGACAAGTGA
- the LOC132109620 gene encoding tyrosine-protein kinase BTK-like: protein MPDIILEEIFIKRSQQKKKTSPLNFKERLFVLTQDKISYYDYDAEKAKRKGLKGYVDIEKIKCVEVVLPEDSAPPDRLFPFQIIYDEGPLYVFAKSDQIRKHWINELKKVVRFNKDLTQKYHPCFWEDGTWKCCQQEMKQAMGCRVLETKNGGFLKRGSKNRDSRKPLPPTPEEEKPPRPLPPQPPVSTPGFSVGMTVVAEYEYLPMTPQDLELRKDEEYTLLEINDPNWFKARDTYGNEGYIPSNYIAQALNGLEKYDWYCKNINRSQAENLLKTENKDGGFLVRDSGKFTGKYTVSVFTKAGGETVGSCRHYNICVTAEGQFYLAEKHNFSTIPELVNYHQHNAAGLVSRLKYIVSNRAQSAPCTAGLGYGGWEIDPRQLTFIRELGNGQFGVVKYGKWQGRHDVAIKMVKEGSMSEDDFIEEAKVMMKLCHENLVQLYGVCTKQRPIYIVTEYLANGCLLSYLQDVLQHPSSILLLEMCKDVSEGMSYLEINQYIHRDLAARNCLVDSNGTIKVTDFGLSRYVLDDEYTSSAGSKFPVRWSPPEVLLYCRFSSKSDIWAFGVLMWEVYTLGKMPYDRWNNTEIVEKITAGHRLYRPQLANDKVYSIMNICWHERPDERPTFSDLVTIIKDLLFNM from the exons ATGCCAGACATCATTCTTGAAGAGATTTTTATAAAACGGTCGCAGCAGAAAAAGAAGACCTCACCTTTAAACTTCAAAGAAAGGCTGTTTGTACTCACTCAGGATAAGATATCCTACTACGACTATGACGCAGAAAAAGCG AAGAGGAAAGGCCTGAAAGGTTATGTGGACATTGAAAAGATCAAATGTGTGGAGGTGGTTTTACCAGAAGACAGCGCACCTCCTGATCGACTCTTTCCATTTCAG ataatCTATGACGAAGGTCCTCTTTATGTATTTGCTAAGTCCGATCAAATTCGAAAGCATTGGATAAATGAGTTAAAAAAAG TGGTGCGATTCAACAAGGACCTCACACAGAAGTATCACCCGTGCTTCTGGGAGGATGGCACATGGAAGTGTTGCCAGCAAGAGATGAAGCAGGCAATGGGCTGCAGGGTGCTGGAGACCAAAAATGGAG GGTTTCTCAAAAGGGGTTCGAAGAATCGTGATTCCAGGAAGCCTCTCCCACCAACACCAGAGGAG GAAAAGCCGCCCAGGCCTCTGCCCCCCCAGCCCCCCGTGTCCACCCCAGGCTTCAGTGTGGGCATGACTGTTGTAGCTGAATATGAATATTTACCTATGACTCCCCAGGACTTAGAGCTGAGAAAGGATGAAGAGTACACACTCTTAGAAATCAATGATCCCAATTGGTTTAAAGCTAGAGATACATATGG AAATGAAGGATACATCCCAAGTAACTACATCGCCCAGGCCTTAAATGGATTGGAGAAATATGA TTGGTACTGCAAGAACATCAACCGTAGCCAGgcagaaaatttgctgaaaacagAA aataaagaTGGTGGTTTTTTGGTGAGAGACTCTGGCAAATTCACTGGAAAATACACTGTCTCTGTATTTACCAAGGCTGGCGG AGAGACTGTTGGAAGCTGCAGACACTACAACATATGCGTCACCGCAGAAGGCCAGTTCTATTTAGCAGAGAAGCACAACTTCAGCACTATCCCAGAACTTGTTAATTACCACCAGCATAATGCAGCAG GTCTGGTAAGCAGactaaaatacattgtgtcaaatcGAGCTCAGAGTGCTCCCTGCACTGCTGGTCTGGGTTATG GAGGTTGGGAGATTGATCCCCGTCAGCTTACATTTATCAGAGAACTTGGCAACGGTCAGTTTGGAGTGGTAAAGTATGGAAAATGGCAAGGCCGTCATGATGTGGCCATCAAAATGGTCAAAGAGGGCTCAATGTCAGAGGATGACTTCATTGAGGAAGCCAAGGTCATGAT GAAACTGTGTCATGAAAACCTGGTTCAGCTCTATGGCGTCTGCACAAAACAGCGACCCATCTACATAGTCACAGAATATCTTGCCAATGGATGTCTGCTGAGTTACTTACAGGATGTTCTGCAGCACCCCTCGAGTATTTTGCTCCTTGAGATGTGTAAAGATGTCAGCGAGGGCATGTCCTACTTAGAGATCAATCAGTACATCCACAGAGACCTG gCTGCCAGGAACTGTTTAGTAGACTCAAACGGAACCATTAAAGTGACTGATTTTGGATTGTCCAG ATATGTTCTGGATGATGAATACACCAGCTCTGCAGGTTCAAAGTTTCCAGTGCGCTGGTCGCCTCCTGAAGTCCTGCTTTACTGCAGGTTCAGCAGCAAGTCAGATATCTGGGCATTTG GTGTTTTAATGTGGGAGGTGTACACTTTGGGCAAAATGCCATACGATCGGTGGAACAACACAGAGATAGTCGAGAAAATTACTGCAGGTCATCGGCTTTATCGCCCACAGTTGGCCAATGACAAAGTTTATTCCATTATGAACATTTGTTGGCATGAG AGACCAGATGAGCGGCCCACATTCAGCGATCTTGTCACAATCATTAAGGATTTGCTTTTcaatatgtaa
- the LOC132109616 gene encoding glutathione reductase, mitochondrial-like isoform X2 produces the protein MASESVTRFDFLVIGGGSGGLAGARRAAELGATAAVIESHKLGGTCVNVGCVPKKVMWNTSTHAEYLHDHEDYGFEGAKAHFNWQLIKRKRDAYVSRLNQIYRNNLDKAKIESIHGYARFTDDPEPTVEVNGKKYTAPHILIATGGHPSTVSENDVPGASLGITSDGFFELESCPKRSVIVGAGYIAVEMAGILSTLGSKTSIIIRQGGVLRNFDALISSNCTKELQNHGIDLRKNSQVRSVQKTDQGLSVTLVTKDPDDKDAQEKYDTIHEVDCLLWAIGREPNTAGLNLRSIGVKLDEREQIVVDEFQNTTRAGVYAVGDVCGRALLTPVAIAAGRKLAHRLFEGKADSKISYDNIPTVVFSHPPIGTVGLTEDEAIKTWGKDNVKVYTTSFTPMYYAITTRKSQCIMKLVCAGKNEKVVGLHMQGFGCDEMLQGFAVAVNMGATKEDFDRTIAIHPTSSEELVTLR, from the exons ATGGCCTCTGAATCCGTTACGCGCTTTGATTTTCTGGTGATTGGCGGAGGATCCGGAGGGCTGGCCGGTGCGCGCCGGGCGGCTGAACTCGGTGCCACTGCTGCCGTTATCGAAAGTCACAAACTCGGGGGTACCTGC GTGAACGTTGGTTGTGTTCCAAAAAAG GTAATGTGGAACACATCCACCCATGCAGAGTATCTCCATGATCATGAAGACTATGGGTTTGAGGGAGCAAAAGCACATTTCAACTGGCA GCTCATTAAACGCAAAAGGGATGCTTACGTTAGTCGCCTGAATCAGATTTACCGGAACAACCTTGACAAG GCCAAAATTGAGTCCATTCATGGCTATGCAAGGTTCACAGATGATCCTGAACCTACTGTTGAAGTCAATGGAAAAAAATACACGGCTCCTCATATCTTAATCGCCACTGGTGGCCACCCGTccactgtcagtgaaaatgatgttCCAG GAGCCAGTTTAGGCATTACCAGTGATGGCTTCTTTGAACTTGAGTCTTGCCCTAA ACGTAGTGTGATAGTTGGGGCAGGATATATTGCTGTGGAGATGGCTGGTATCCTTTCCACTCTGGGGTCTAAAACATCCATCATCATACGGCAAGGAGGG GTACTGAGGAACTTCGATGCCTTGATTAGCTCAAATTGCACAAAAGAATTGCAAAATCATGGTATTGATTTACGGAAAAATTCTCAG GTGAGGTCAGTGCAGAAGACTGACCAAGGCCTTTCTGTTACGCTGGTGACAAAAGACCCTGACGACAAAGATGCACAGGAGAAGTACGACACCATCCATGAGGTGGACTGTCTGCTCTGGGCTATTGGCAGGGAACCCAACACCGCTGGCCTCAATCTCAGATCAATA GGTGTGAAGCTTGATGAAAGGGAACAAATCGTGGTGGATGAGTTCCAGAACACCACTCGTGCAGGTGTCTATGCAGTTGGGGATGTTTGTGGGAGAGCTCTTCTTACACCTG TTGCTATTGCTGCTGGCAGAAAGCTTGCTCACCGGCTGTTTGAGGGCAAAGCTGACTCCAAAATCAGTTATGATAATATCCCTACTGTTGTGTTCAGCCACCCACCTATAGGCACAGTGGGACTAACTGAAG ATGAAGCAATCAAGACATGGGGAAAGGACAATGTGAAGGTTTATACCACTTCTTTCACCCCCATGTATTATGCCATCACCACTCGAAAGAGTCAGTGCATCATGAAGTTGGTGTGTGCTGGCAAAAATGAGAAG GTGGTTGGTCTCCATATGCAGGGTTTTGGCTGTGATGAGATGCTTCAGGGTTTTGCTGTGGCCGTTAACATGGGAGCTACTAAAGAAGACTTTGACAGAACCATTGCCATCCACCCAACGTCCTCAGAGGAGCTAGTAACTCTGCGCTAA
- the LOC132109615 gene encoding heterogeneous nuclear ribonucleoprotein A0-like yields the protein MTNQLCKLFVGGLNVQTTDEGLRAHFEQYGQLTDCVVVMNQPLQRSRCFGFVTYSSVEEADAAMAARPHVVDGNNVDLKRAVAREDAGRPEALAKVKKIFVGGLKDDIEDEHLQEYFSQFGAIEKAQVITDKDTGKKRGFGFVYFEDNDSADKAVVMKFHVISGHKVEVKKALTKQEMQGAGGRGGRGGRGMGRGSGYGGGRGGYYSDYSYQNGGYGNDGSYESQSSYGGGYSDQMGSGYGTGNGYSDFGEGYGQQPSGYGAVKTGYYPGRSSAPYPRGGGGYGRGGYGGY from the coding sequence ATGACTAACCAGCTCTGTAAACTGTTTGTTGGCGGCCTGAACGTCCAAACAACCGACGAAGGCTTGCGGGCACATTTTGAACAATATGGACAGCTGACCGACTGCGTGGTGGTGATGAACCAGCCGCTGCAGCGCTCCCGATGCTTCGGCTTTGTAACGTACTCGAGCGTCGAGGAAGCAGACGCCGCCATGGCAGCTAGGCCTCATGTCGTTGACGGGAACAACGTGGATCTGAAGCGAGCGGTGGCCCGGGAAGACGCCGGTAGACCGGAGGCACTAGccaaggtcaagaaaatatttgTCGGGGGACTAAAAGACGACATCGAGGACGAACACCTCCAAGAGTATTTCTCCCAGTTCGGTGCTATCGAGAAGGCTCAGGTCATCACCGACAAAGACACCGGGAAAAAGCGAGGTTTCGGTTTTGTTTACTTTGAAGACAACGACTCCGCCGATAAAGCCGTCGTAATGAAGTTCCACGTGATCAGCGGACATAAGGTGGAGGTGAAGAAGGCTCTCACCAAACAGGAGATGCAAGGTGCCGGCGGTCGCGGCGGCAGGGGAGGCCGAGGAATGGGCCGGGGAAGCGGCTACGGCGGCGGAAGAGGTGGTTACTATAGCGACTACAGCTATCAGAACGGCGGCTACGGTAACGATGGCAGCTACGAAAGCCAAAGTAGCTACGGAGGAGGCTATAGCGACCAGATGGGCAGCGGATACGGTACCGGGAATGGCTACAGTGACTTCGGTGAGGGTTATGGACAGCAGCCTTCAGGTTACGGCGCTGTGAAAACGGGCTACTATCCCGGCAGGAGCAGTGCGCCCTACCCACGCGGAGGTGGTGGATATGGAAGAGGCGGCTATGGTGGATATTAG
- the zgc:101583 gene encoding magnesium transporter NIPA2 has product MDAANRSDFYIGLALAVSSTIFIGGSFILKKKGLLRLAKKGSTRAGQGGYAYLKEWLWWSGLILMGIGEAANFAAYAFAPATLVTPLGALSVLVSAVLSSYFLSERLNIHGKIGCLLCIFGSTVMVLHAPQEEEVASLTAMAEKLKDPGFIAFAVCIVVSSLALIFFVAPRYGQKNVLVYILICSVIGSLSVSCVKGLGIGIKELFAGMAVLKEPLFWALLICLVICISIQISYLNKALDIFNTSIVTPIYYVFFTTSVMACSAILFKEWLRMSADGAAGTVSGFLTIIIGIFLLHAFKDINFKLDSLPLFLHLGSQNRTWNQPYIALPTDERTTMIDESKLTKKRNAKSIFPESSDKKSNGTFIT; this is encoded by the exons ATGGATGCTGCAAACCGCTCTGACTTCTACATTGGTTTGGCACTCGCTGTGAGCTCGACTATCTTCATTGGTGGCAGCTTTATATTGAAAAAGAAAGGCCTCCTACGACTTGCCAAAAAGGGCTCTACTAGAGCAG GTCAAGGTGGATATGCGTACCTGAAAGAATGGTTGTGGTGGTCTGGACTTATATTAA tgggaATAGGTGAAGCAGCAAATTTTGCAGCTTATGCATTTGCTCCTGCCACATTAGTAACACCCCTGGGAGCATTGAGCGTTTTGGTCAG tgCTGTGCTTTCATCATACTTCCTGAGTGAGCGGCTCAATATCCACGGCAAAATTGGCTGTTTGCTGTGCATCTTCGGTTCCACTGTTATGGTGCTCCATGCTCCGCAAGAGGAAGAAGTTGCCTCTTTGACTGCAATGGCAGAGAAACTCAAAGACCCAG GATTCATTGCTTTTGCTGTCTGCATTGTCGTCAGCAGTCTGGCCCTGATCTTCTTTGTCGCACCACGCTATGGTCAGAAAAATGTGCTGGTATACATCCTCATCTGCTCTGTGATTGGTTCATTGtctgtgtcctgtgtgaaaggccttGGCATTGGGATCAAAGAGCTGTTCGCTGGAATGGCCGTTCTGAAAGAGCCGCTGTTCTGGGCCCTTCTCATATGCCTTGTGATCTGCATCAGTATCCAGATAAGCTACCTTAATAAAGCCCTTGACATCTTCAACACTTCTATAGTTACACCTATTTATTATGTATTCTTCACCACATCTGTCATGGCTTGTTCAGCCATCTTGTTTAAAGAGTGGCTTCGGATGTCTGCCGACGGGGCTGCTGGAACTGTTAGCGGCTTTCTAACCATCATCATTGGAATTTTTCTTCTCCATGCGTTCAAGGACATAAACTTTAAGCTGGACTCTCTACCTTTATTTCTGCATCTTGGCTCTCAAAACAGAACGTGGAACCAACCATACATTGCTTTGCCAACTGATGAGAGAACTACTATGATCGATGAAAGCAAGCTgactaaaaaaagaaatgcaaagagCATTTTTCCTGAGAGTTCAGACAAAAAGAGCAATGGTACATTTATTACTTAG
- the LOC132109614 gene encoding heterogeneous nuclear ribonucleoprotein A0-like produces MSAMEQLCKLFVGGLNVQTTNDGLRAHFEQYGTLTDCVVVQNDQLQRSRCFGFVTYSTAEEADAAMAARPHVVDGKTVELKRAVAREDAGKPEALAKVKKIFVGGLKEDIEENTLTEYFSQFGMIEKSEVITDKDTGKKRGFGFVHFEDNDSADKAVVLKFHMINGHKVEVKKALTKQEIQAAGGARGGRGRGGGGRGMGRNQNGFGGGRGGYGGYGGGYGGGYGGSDGGYGGGYASGGYGGGYGGGYGEQMGGYGGGNGYSDFGSGYGQQSSGYGPMKSGNTYAGRGGAPYSRGGGSGYGRGGYGGY; encoded by the coding sequence ATGTCAGCAATGGAGCAGCTTTGCAAACTTTTCGTTGGTGGCCTGAACGTCCAAACAACCAACGATGGGCTCCGCGCTCATTTTGAACAGTACGGGACACTAACGGACTGCGTGGTGGTCCAAAACGATCAACTGCAGCGGTCTCGTTGTTTCGGCTTCGTAACGTACTCCACCGCAGAGGAGGCTGATGCCGCAATGGCCGCCAGGCCACATGTGGTAGACGGTAAAACCGTGGAGCTGAAGAGAGCCGTGGCTCGCGAGGACGCCGGGAAACCCGAAGCACTCGCCAAAGTCAAAAAGATATTCGTCGGAGGCTTAAAAGAAGACATCGAGGAGAACACCCTCACCGAGTATTTCTCGCAGTTCGGCATGATCGAGAAATCCGAAGTCATCACCGACAAAGACACCGGCAAGAAGCGTGGATTCGGCTTTGTCCACTTCGAAGATAACGACTCGGCCGACAAAGCCGTCGTGCTCAAGTTCCACATGATCAACGGACACAAAGTGGAGGTCAAGAAAGCGCTCACGAAACAAGAGATCCAGGCAGCCGGCGGAGCTCGGGGCGGCAgggggagaggaggaggaggaagaggtatGGGGCGGAATCAAAATGGCTTCGGCGGCGGGAGAGGAGGCTACGGCGGCTACGGGGGTGGCTATGGCGGAGGCTACGGCGGCAGTGATGGCGGCTACGGCGGCGGCTATGCAAGTGGAGGCTACGGGGGTGGATACGGAGGAGGCTACGGCGAACAGATGGGAGGCTATGGTGGTGGTAACGGTTACAGTGACTTTGGCAGCGGATACGGCCAGCAGTCCTCCGGCTACGGGCCCATGAAGAGTGGAAACACGTACGCCGGCAGAGGCGGAGCCCCCTACTCCCGTGGCGGCGGGTCTGGATACGGCAGGGGTGGCTACGGGGGCTACTAA